AGATCGACGATCACCTTCGCCTGCTTCCAGGTGGCATCGTCCTGCATCTTGCCGTCGATCAGCACCGCACCGGCGCCGTCAGGCATCGCTTCGAGAATCCGCTTTGCGAATAGCACCTCCTTCACGTCCGGACTGAACACGCGCTTCGCGATCGCGATCTGGCCGGGGTGCAGCGTCCAGGTGCCGGTGCAGCCCATGAGGAACGCGTTGCGAAACTGCGCTTCGCAGCCCGCCTCGTCGGCGAAGTCGCCGAACGGTCCGTAGAACGCCCGCAAGCCCGACGCCACGCACGCGTCGACCATGCGTGCCAGCGTGTAGTGCCAGAGATCCTGCTGCGAGAACGCACGCTCCGTCCGGCCATCGACCGGGTCCGCCAACACGCCGTAGAAGGGGTGACCGCCGCCGACGCGGGTGGTTTTCATCCCGCGCGAGGCCGCGAGGTCGGCGGGACCCAAGCTCATGCCGTGCATGCGCGGGCTGGCGCACGCGATCTCGTCGACGTTCTTCACGCCCTGCGCGGTTTCGAGGAGCGCGTGTATGAGGATCGGCTTCGTGACCTTGTTGCGGGCTTCGAGCTGTGCCAGCAGTTGGTCGACGAAGTGGATGTCCCACGGCCCCTCGACCTTTGGCACCATGATCACGTCGAGCCTGTTGCCGACGGCGGCGACGATCTCCAGCATGTCGTCGAGGAACCATGGACTGTTCAGCGCATTGACGCGCGTCCAGAGGGCGGTGCTGCCGAAGTCCGTGCTCTGCGCGACGGCGATGAACCCGGCGCGCGCCGCCTCCTTCGCATCGATGGGAATCGCATCTTCCAGGTTGCCGCACAGCACATCGACCTGCTTCGCCATCTCGGGTAATCGGGCGCGGATCTTCTCGACGTGCGGGGGAAAGAAATGGATCATGCGTTCTGGCCGCACCGGCAGCTCG
The sequence above is a segment of the Betaproteobacteria bacterium genome. Coding sequences within it:
- a CDS encoding CoA ester lyase, with the protein product MKLPANFYRPLAIGAPLPLRELPVRPERMIHFFPPHVEKIRARLPEMAKQVDVLCGNLEDAIPIDAKEAARAGFIAVAQSTDFGSTALWTRVNALNSPWFLDDMLEIVAAVGNRLDVIMVPKVEGPWDIHFVDQLLAQLEARNKVTKPILIHALLETAQGVKNVDEIACASPRMHGMSLGPADLAASRGMKTTRVGGGHPFYGVLADPVDGRTERAFSQQDLWHYTLARMVDACVASGLRAFYGPFGDFADEAGCEAQFRNAFLMGCTGTWTLHPGQIAIAKRVFSPDVKEVLFAKRILEAMPDGAGAVLIDGKMQDDATWKQAKVIVDLARLVSERDPELKRAYGF